From a single Bryobacter aggregatus MPL3 genomic region:
- a CDS encoding HD domain-containing phosphohydrolase — MNLLSLPARAYVLLISLIGTIVGIFSLLGWESANMIRFICYFLVALVAAGLRVGVSSGSGAAMPVNILFVLIGIMELSLPETIIIGGVTTAIQCIQILKGPSRNFLTFFNVANIATATWISHFVYFHPSLRLSMADIPVRLVLAAAVFYLFNTFPVAAVISLTEHKSLRRIWRERYIWSLNFYVVGTAAAGLFSFVNRYLDWGYSMLALFFFYLLYKVYSMHLARIDKEMQHAEQMAALHLRTIEALALAIESKDETTHEHLQRVQVYALEVGRDLGMKDEQLEALRAAAILHDIGKLAVPEHIISKPGKLTPEEFDKMKIHPIVGAEILERVQFPYDVSPIVLAHHEKWDGSGYPYSVRGEDIPLGARILSAVDCLDALASDRQYRRALPLNEAMAVVERESGTSFDPRVVEILKKRYVELEELARAAIRNIAPPPRLSKDIKIDAGIAPAAGFEQTKRSIQAVSNGDPGEFINSIASARDEVQQLFEISQDIGKTLSLDEMLSVLSLRVKRMVTYDSLAVYIRRGDRLVPEYVCGENFRLFSSLQIPLGQGLSGWVADNNKAIVNGNPSVEPGYLNDPAKFSTLRSALAVPLEGKVGIVGVLALYRAEKDAFSRDNLRVMLAIASKVGITIDHLLRLKAAESNATTDFLTDLPNARSLFVHLDTELARRARSGESVTVLVTDLDGFKAVNDRFGHLEGNKLLKAVAQCLKLNCREYDYVARMGGDEFVLVLPGLKREDLHLRTSRISTMIADTARAVIGEDVVGISIGAVQAPEDGRDAETLLGEADRRMYKAKEARKEAIKTNQLQNLGRKDFGWRASTPTIVEHT, encoded by the coding sequence ATGAATTTACTGAGCTTGCCCGCTCGTGCTTATGTCCTGCTGATCAGCCTCATTGGCACGATCGTTGGGATTTTCAGCCTGTTGGGTTGGGAATCGGCTAACATGATTCGCTTCATTTGCTACTTTCTGGTAGCGCTTGTGGCGGCGGGTTTACGTGTGGGCGTCAGTTCAGGCAGTGGCGCCGCGATGCCGGTCAACATCCTGTTTGTCCTGATCGGGATCATGGAACTCAGTCTTCCAGAGACCATCATCATTGGCGGCGTGACAACGGCCATCCAATGCATCCAAATCCTCAAGGGCCCTAGCCGGAATTTTCTTACCTTTTTCAACGTTGCAAACATCGCCACCGCAACCTGGATCTCGCACTTTGTCTATTTCCATCCCTCGCTTCGCCTCAGCATGGCGGATATTCCGGTTCGTCTCGTGCTGGCTGCGGCGGTCTTCTACCTCTTCAATACCTTCCCTGTTGCCGCGGTCATTTCGCTCACTGAACACAAAAGCCTCCGCCGCATCTGGCGCGAACGCTACATCTGGAGTCTGAATTTTTACGTGGTGGGCACTGCCGCCGCCGGGCTCTTCAGCTTCGTCAATCGTTATCTCGATTGGGGCTATTCGATGCTCGCGCTCTTCTTTTTCTACCTTCTCTATAAGGTCTATTCGATGCATCTGGCGCGGATCGATAAAGAGATGCAGCATGCGGAACAGATGGCGGCGCTCCACTTGCGCACCATCGAAGCGCTCGCCCTGGCCATTGAGTCGAAAGATGAAACCACGCATGAGCATCTCCAACGCGTCCAGGTCTATGCTCTCGAGGTGGGCCGCGACCTTGGCATGAAGGACGAGCAATTGGAAGCCCTGCGCGCTGCGGCGATTCTTCACGATATTGGCAAGCTTGCAGTGCCCGAACACATCATCTCGAAACCGGGAAAGCTCACGCCCGAAGAGTTCGACAAGATGAAGATCCATCCGATTGTCGGTGCTGAGATTCTTGAGCGTGTGCAATTCCCATACGATGTGTCCCCAATCGTACTCGCCCATCACGAGAAGTGGGATGGCAGTGGCTACCCCTATAGTGTTCGCGGCGAAGATATTCCCTTGGGAGCCCGGATTCTCAGTGCTGTCGATTGTCTTGATGCACTGGCGAGTGATCGTCAGTACCGCCGCGCGCTGCCTCTCAATGAGGCGATGGCGGTTGTGGAACGCGAAAGCGGCACGAGCTTCGATCCGCGTGTCGTTGAAATTCTGAAGAAACGCTACGTCGAACTGGAAGAGTTAGCCCGTGCCGCCATTCGGAACATTGCTCCTCCGCCAAGGCTCTCCAAAGACATCAAGATCGATGCGGGCATCGCTCCGGCAGCCGGTTTCGAGCAGACCAAACGCTCGATCCAGGCTGTTTCCAACGGGGACCCCGGCGAGTTTATCAATTCGATTGCGTCCGCCCGGGATGAAGTCCAACAGCTCTTTGAAATCTCCCAGGATATTGGCAAGACACTGAGTCTCGACGAAATGTTGAGTGTGCTTTCCCTGCGCGTCAAGCGGATGGTGACTTACGATTCGCTGGCGGTCTATATCCGGCGCGGCGACAGGCTGGTTCCGGAATACGTTTGTGGTGAGAACTTCCGTTTGTTCTCTTCGCTTCAGATTCCCTTGGGACAGGGTCTTAGTGGCTGGGTGGCCGACAATAATAAAGCAATTGTGAATGGCAACCCGAGTGTCGAGCCGGGCTATCTGAACGATCCGGCTAAGTTCAGCACTTTGCGCAGTGCGCTCGCGGTGCCTCTGGAAGGCAAGGTTGGCATTGTGGGGGTTCTTGCCCTTTACCGCGCGGAGAAAGACGCCTTCTCGCGCGACAACCTCCGGGTGATGCTCGCCATTGCTTCCAAGGTCGGGATCACGATTGACCACCTACTGCGTCTGAAGGCTGCCGAGAGCAATGCGACCACGGACTTCCTGACCGATCTTCCCAACGCCCGTAGCCTCTTTGTCCATCTGGATACGGAACTCGCCCGGCGGGCGCGCAGCGGCGAAAGCGTGACGGTTCTGGTCACAGACCTGGATGGCTTCAAGGCCGTCAATGACCGTTTTGGCCATCTCGAGGGGAATAAGCTCTTGAAGGCTGTCGCACAATGCCTCAAGCTGAACTGCCGGGAGTACGACTATGTGGCGCGTATGGGCGGTGACGAATTCGTGCTGGTCCTTCCTGGACTCAAGCGGGAAGACCTTCATCTACGCACTTCGCGCATCTCCACTATGATTGCGGACACGGCGCGGGCCGTGATCGGCGAAGATGTGGTTGGCATCAGCATCGGAGCGGTCCAGGCGCCCGAGGATGGCCGGGACGCGGAGACCCTGCTTGGCGAAGCCGACCGGCGTATGTACAAGGCGAAAGAAGCACGCAAGGAAGCCATCAAGACCAACCAACTCCAAAACTTGGGCCGCAAAGATTTCGGTTGGCGTGCTTCCACCCCGACAATTGTCGAGCACACCTAG
- a CDS encoding AraC family transcriptional regulator, whose amino-acid sequence MRNWWSGPSRTIPQERRASPIESIDAIWQVRGDGRAYAVDPDGCMDLIFDEENRVRIVGSMTVRKQVLLPVGVRLRGIRFRPGRLASFLKMDACELVDKLQELRTFPLEEWLQRSCVLTPGQRALDFLAERHGNVDLDWVAGQAGLSVRHFRRVSLERTGLSPKHLARVLRFRRAQSLRRHSGTAWSALAVDCGYYDQAHLIRDWREFTGMSPMAEFSNRAAEPSD is encoded by the coding sequence TTGAGAAATTGGTGGAGCGGACCGAGCAGGACGATCCCCCAGGAAAGAAGAGCTAGCCCCATCGAATCGATTGATGCCATCTGGCAAGTCCGTGGCGACGGACGTGCCTATGCTGTGGACCCCGATGGGTGCATGGATTTGATTTTCGATGAAGAGAATCGGGTGCGGATCGTGGGATCGATGACGGTTCGGAAACAAGTACTTCTCCCGGTGGGTGTGCGCTTGCGGGGAATCCGCTTCCGGCCAGGAAGATTGGCTTCTTTTCTGAAGATGGACGCCTGCGAATTGGTGGATAAGCTTCAGGAGCTTCGTACTTTTCCGCTCGAAGAATGGTTGCAGCGGAGTTGCGTCCTCACACCAGGACAGCGGGCCCTCGATTTTCTGGCAGAACGGCACGGCAACGTCGATTTGGATTGGGTCGCCGGGCAGGCAGGCCTTTCGGTGCGCCACTTTCGGAGGGTGTCGCTCGAGCGAACCGGACTTTCGCCGAAACATCTGGCGCGGGTGCTCCGTTTTCGCCGGGCGCAGAGCTTGCGCCGCCACAGCGGAACGGCATGGAGCGCGCTCGCCGTCGATTGCGGGTACTACGATCAGGCCCATCTGATTCGGGACTGGCGCGAGTTCACAGGGATGAGCCCGATGGCCGAATTTTCCAATCGCGCCGCGGAACCAAGCGATTAG
- a CDS encoding TolB family protein: MTRRKFALGMAGAAAASAQSNPIRRYFDPSTEVEVLALSDPAQASYLPHHGNRSVSSRNGFLVYSTETANGFQAQRLEVKGGATRLLTTASALEPRSLALSPDDRTLYYADGDLLLGTGMSGGKPRQLYQGSAPEIFQRGLSLSDDGTNLVLIDQKKLVLVPTAVGRVSRTLAEVEASQATISKSGQVFVRGTDASISVIATTAGAKMRKLPIEGELGPALWSPDGRSILYLKVNQGKGIPNALFEFSLDANKEALVGKTSQFVDFGRNADSSVFVGASGSKAQPFILIMLRITRREMALCEHKSSDPGSVSPVFSPSSQRIYFQSDRLGKPAIFSVAVEKLVERTEQDDPPGKKS; the protein is encoded by the coding sequence GTGACGCGACGTAAGTTTGCGCTCGGCATGGCTGGTGCGGCCGCAGCGAGCGCTCAAAGCAATCCAATCCGGCGCTATTTCGATCCTTCGACCGAGGTCGAGGTCCTTGCCCTTTCCGATCCCGCGCAGGCGAGCTATCTGCCGCATCATGGAAATCGTTCTGTGTCCTCGCGCAACGGGTTTCTGGTTTATTCGACGGAAACAGCAAATGGATTCCAGGCACAGAGGCTAGAGGTGAAGGGCGGCGCCACCCGCTTGCTCACCACCGCCTCGGCGCTGGAGCCGAGATCGCTCGCACTCTCCCCCGATGACCGGACCCTGTATTACGCAGACGGGGACCTGTTGCTGGGAACCGGGATGAGCGGCGGCAAGCCCAGGCAGCTCTATCAGGGCAGCGCCCCGGAGATCTTTCAGCGGGGATTGTCGCTGTCCGACGATGGAACGAATCTGGTGCTGATTGACCAGAAGAAGCTGGTTCTGGTGCCAACAGCAGTGGGACGCGTTTCGAGAACGCTGGCGGAAGTGGAAGCTTCGCAAGCAACGATCAGCAAATCGGGACAGGTATTTGTCCGGGGAACGGACGCTTCGATCTCGGTGATCGCCACGACCGCGGGAGCAAAGATGCGCAAGCTGCCGATCGAGGGAGAACTCGGCCCGGCGCTTTGGAGCCCCGATGGACGCAGCATCCTTTATCTAAAAGTGAACCAGGGCAAGGGGATTCCGAATGCGCTCTTTGAATTCTCACTCGATGCAAACAAAGAAGCGCTGGTGGGGAAAACCAGCCAGTTTGTCGACTTTGGACGCAACGCCGATTCAAGCGTCTTTGTCGGAGCGTCGGGGTCGAAGGCCCAGCCCTTTATCCTGATCATGCTGCGCATTACGAGGCGGGAAATGGCACTTTGTGAACATAAGAGTTCGGATCCAGGATCGGTGTCGCCGGTCTTTTCCCCCAGTTCCCAGCGCATCTATTTCCAATCGGATCGTTTGGGAAAACCGGCGATCTTTTCGGTGGCCGTTGAGAAATTGGTGGAGCGGACCGAGCAGGACGATCCCCCAGGAAAGAAGAGCTAG
- a CDS encoding dihydrodipicolinate synthase family protein, which yields MAGVYPILVTTFKEDGSLDIKSQLRLVDHLLEQGAHGLGLFGNASEGYALEGSERIELMRAIASHVNGRVPLIASSGHTGTRAAVELSKQLAGLGATGLMVLPPYFLKTDGEGLLHYFSEISNGARTPIMIQDAPLLTQVAMPPPLLARMAREIEFVTMAKIEAPPTAPKVTQTAKAAGESLKIFGGLNAQFFIEEYDRGARGTMPGSDCIAQLVQIWNALERGDKSTAWDLFTHVLPLLRFELQPGMGVSAMKNNLVAAGIIESATVRHPTASLDATSLAELKYLRERL from the coding sequence ATGGCCGGTGTTTATCCCATACTTGTTACCACGTTCAAAGAAGATGGCTCGCTCGACATCAAAAGCCAGCTTCGGCTTGTCGATCATTTGCTCGAGCAAGGCGCTCATGGTCTTGGCCTCTTTGGCAATGCGAGCGAAGGCTATGCCCTCGAAGGCTCGGAACGAATTGAGTTGATGCGAGCGATCGCGAGCCACGTCAACGGGCGTGTCCCGCTGATCGCCTCGAGCGGCCACACAGGCACGCGCGCTGCTGTCGAGCTCAGCAAGCAATTGGCCGGGCTCGGAGCCACCGGGCTGATGGTGTTGCCGCCCTACTTTCTCAAGACCGATGGCGAAGGACTCCTGCACTACTTCTCTGAGATCAGCAACGGCGCCCGCACGCCGATCATGATTCAGGATGCTCCGCTGCTCACCCAGGTGGCGATGCCTCCTCCGCTGTTGGCCCGGATGGCGCGCGAGATTGAGTTCGTCACGATGGCAAAGATCGAAGCTCCGCCGACGGCGCCCAAAGTGACACAGACCGCCAAAGCTGCCGGAGAGAGCCTCAAAATCTTCGGAGGCCTCAATGCGCAGTTTTTCATTGAGGAATACGATCGTGGGGCGCGTGGCACCATGCCGGGCAGCGATTGCATCGCGCAACTGGTGCAGATCTGGAACGCCCTCGAACGCGGAGACAAGTCCACGGCCTGGGATCTCTTCACCCACGTCCTCCCGCTGCTCCGCTTTGAGCTCCAACCTGGGATGGGCGTCAGCGCGATGAAGAACAATCTCGTCGCCGCTGGCATCATCGAATCGGCCACGGTGCGTCATCCCACTGCCAGCCTGGACGCAACCAGCCTGGCCGAATTGAAGTATCTCCGCGAGCGCCTCTGA
- a CDS encoding MFS transporter: MHLRWWIAGLLFLSVVINYIDRQCLSVLAPIITKELNLSPTGYATILNAFQAAYTFMYVGSGLLVDRWGTKISLTVFMSWWSIANALHAFATNAFGLGASRFLLGLGEPGNFMAGFRVISECYAKQERALVNGLLNAGSSVGAMIAPFLITWLYAQLSWRGAFVVCGALGLLWIIPWWLIYRPLLPIAQAPEEKPAGWTAYLRLPQSFGLLSARFLSDPVWWFYLFWLPKYLVEGRGFSMQDMALVAWMPYLSSDLGAMFGGWMSGHLIGRGWDTLRARRAVMLPAALVMPISIVVAFVQSSAIAIACICIVTFAHMVWKTNLSTVTNDLYPVQVIGSVSGVFAFGNGLGGLLFTALTGWLVQYSGYFWVFALMGILHPLAFLLFRGFVREPLRLASTEGSH, translated from the coding sequence ATGCACCTCCGTTGGTGGATTGCCGGGCTGCTGTTCCTGTCGGTGGTCATCAATTACATCGATCGCCAGTGCCTCAGCGTACTGGCTCCCATCATCACCAAAGAGCTCAATCTGAGCCCTACGGGCTACGCGACCATCCTCAACGCCTTCCAGGCCGCCTATACCTTCATGTACGTTGGCAGCGGTCTGCTCGTGGACCGTTGGGGCACCAAGATCAGTCTCACGGTCTTTATGAGTTGGTGGAGTATCGCCAACGCGCTCCACGCCTTTGCGACTAACGCTTTTGGTCTGGGCGCCTCCCGCTTCCTCCTCGGCCTGGGAGAGCCGGGCAACTTCATGGCTGGTTTCCGCGTGATCAGCGAGTGCTACGCCAAGCAGGAGCGAGCGCTTGTCAATGGCTTGCTCAACGCCGGCAGCAGCGTCGGCGCGATGATTGCGCCCTTCCTCATCACCTGGCTCTACGCGCAGCTCAGTTGGCGTGGCGCCTTTGTCGTCTGCGGCGCTCTTGGCCTCCTCTGGATCATTCCCTGGTGGTTGATTTATCGTCCACTCCTGCCGATCGCGCAAGCTCCGGAGGAGAAGCCCGCCGGCTGGACTGCCTATCTCCGGCTCCCTCAAAGTTTCGGCCTCCTGAGTGCGCGCTTTCTGAGCGATCCGGTCTGGTGGTTCTATCTCTTCTGGCTTCCGAAATATCTGGTGGAAGGCCGTGGCTTCTCCATGCAGGACATGGCGCTGGTTGCCTGGATGCCCTATCTCAGTTCCGATCTCGGTGCGATGTTTGGCGGCTGGATGAGCGGCCATCTGATCGGGCGCGGCTGGGATACCTTGCGTGCCCGGCGCGCGGTGATGTTGCCTGCCGCCTTGGTGATGCCGATCAGTATCGTCGTTGCCTTTGTGCAATCGAGCGCCATTGCGATCGCCTGCATCTGCATCGTGACCTTCGCCCACATGGTCTGGAAAACAAACCTCTCGACCGTCACCAATGACCTCTACCCGGTGCAGGTGATTGGCAGCGTCAGCGGCGTCTTCGCCTTTGGCAATGGACTTGGTGGCTTGCTCTTTACAGCTCTTACCGGCTGGCTGGTGCAGTACTCAGGTTATTTCTGGGTCTTTGCTTTGATGGGCATCCTGCACCCGCTAGCGTTTCTTCTTTTTCGAGGCTTCGTCCGTGAGCCCTTGCGCCTCGCGAGCACTGAGGGCAGCCATTAG
- a CDS encoding GntR family transcriptional regulator, protein MPLEPLIKKRATDEVYESLRAAILSRFFLPGQRLMAEDLAQELGVSLTPIRHALQQLAVEGLVEIHPRSGTYVASISAEDLAETFEIRLALELLAGKRAITRANAKNLQRLHTLLAGLRKAVRNEEEMKHHEALNLDFHRALFEVAGSKRLSDLYESLNAHIQIARIHASEGPRLPALRNRLSQEQAEHEAIVKALEAGSLPQLETALRAHILRAQESLMAALSAREAQGLTDEASKKKKR, encoded by the coding sequence ATGCCGCTTGAACCTTTGATTAAAAAACGGGCAACGGACGAGGTGTATGAATCGCTCCGAGCCGCCATCTTGTCGCGATTTTTTCTACCAGGACAGCGATTGATGGCAGAGGATCTGGCACAAGAACTGGGTGTGAGCTTGACCCCGATCCGCCATGCGTTACAGCAACTTGCCGTCGAAGGGTTGGTGGAGATTCACCCACGCTCGGGAACCTACGTCGCCTCGATTTCAGCAGAGGATCTGGCGGAAACCTTCGAGATCCGGCTGGCCCTGGAACTGTTGGCCGGGAAACGCGCGATCACTCGCGCGAATGCCAAGAATCTCCAGCGGCTGCATACTTTGCTTGCGGGGCTGAGGAAGGCTGTGCGTAACGAGGAGGAGATGAAACACCACGAAGCGTTGAATCTTGACTTCCATCGCGCGCTGTTTGAAGTAGCCGGATCAAAGCGTTTGAGCGATCTCTATGAGAGCCTGAATGCCCACATCCAGATTGCCCGCATCCATGCGAGCGAGGGCCCGCGCCTCCCCGCCCTACGCAATCGCTTGAGTCAGGAACAAGCCGAACACGAAGCGATTGTGAAAGCGCTCGAGGCGGGGTCACTGCCGCAGTTGGAAACGGCACTGCGTGCCCATATCCTTCGGGCGCAGGAAAGCCTAATGGCTGCCCTCAGTGCTCGCGAGGCGCAAGGGCTCACGGACGAAGCCTCGAAAAAGAAGAAACGCTAG
- a CDS encoding TonB-dependent receptor yields the protein MLQRLNMFSIAAILAVSLSAQQGGGLFTGAATDPQGSPVSGAKLIVRNLATNATFESLTNADGLFTTPTMPVGSYEISCEKTGFKRSVRRDLTLQVDQRAQVDFTLDLGQVSETVEVKSEIAMLDTASATVGKVVEERVVKDLPLNGRNALALTLLTPSVKSNAGPTNSGFTDRGTTISSISINGGPNGMNNQILDGNTNILSFVGEVGIPPAVDAVQEFKVQSGTMPAEFGFTAGGVINLVLKSGANAFHGNAYEFLRNDKLDARNTFAPQKNPLRYNQYGGSLGGRIIRDRTFFFGNFEEYKLRQGSPTVASTPLAEWRQGNFSRLLNGTGDLVQIYDPATTRTNPNGSGLIRDVFPGNIIPTNRLDPVAQAVLKYYPLPNRTPTNSFTQANNYQRQGINQVDSRQYHIKVDHRFSDQNSAFARYSFFNHKPFSTGFFEDPIGNSRTDIVQNHNFVMGDIHSFSPTLINEFRAGGSRQYFTFISSSYGLGIPQKLGLPASVPSDVMPTFAFGYTNIGNPTVGTRGSLNWQFTDIVTKVAGKHTLRAGFELRLNQGSNQQTSQPSGTFNFNATLTSNPQNRTNNGNGLASFILGQTASASADRVVGSTMRAPSYTAFIQDDFRVTRRLTLNLGLRYDFQKQPTEMNNGVSNYSLSLNDPTTGLPGRMIYAGVDGAPTSFRKEDYNDFGPRFGFAYDVGGNARTVVRGGYAIFYPAIFFRNNFYSTSGFGSTTTTYVAPGGNSDYAAFQLSQGFPTPLVQPQGSKLGPNPFIGQNVSFTEAKQSTPMSQQWNLAIQRVLGKGWVIETAYSGNKGTHFNAAGYDVNQMDPQYLSLGASLRDNVVNPYAGKVGGAFGGATITRAQSLRPYPYLGGVSTNNPRLGGYISHLFLMSVERRMRQGLTVMFSYTGGKIISDSLASPIDFGGVEQVTETGYQNGKFDRRSNRSTDPSDVSQRGTLSLLYELPFGQGQRFKSSHAAINTVLGGWQLNSIGVMQTGLPLIVRGATSTIGTANRPNSTGKSAKLDNPTPQRWFDPLQFVNPTDFTFGNVGRVLPDVRGPGTINWDLSAIKNTRLRETVNLQFRLEYFNVFNHVNYGQPATTFTAGANGQNVNGAAGTITSARDARIGQVALKLIF from the coding sequence ATGCTTCAACGTCTGAACATGTTTTCTATCGCTGCAATCCTGGCAGTCTCACTCTCCGCTCAGCAAGGCGGCGGTCTTTTCACTGGAGCTGCCACAGATCCGCAAGGTTCCCCGGTCTCAGGCGCTAAGCTCATCGTCCGCAATCTGGCGACCAACGCGACATTTGAATCGCTCACCAATGCCGATGGCCTGTTTACAACTCCAACCATGCCCGTGGGTTCCTACGAGATCAGTTGCGAGAAGACCGGCTTCAAGCGCTCCGTACGCCGCGATCTCACGCTCCAGGTGGACCAGCGTGCTCAGGTCGACTTCACGCTCGACCTCGGTCAGGTCAGTGAAACGGTTGAGGTCAAGTCCGAGATCGCCATGCTCGATACGGCCAGCGCCACGGTCGGCAAAGTGGTGGAAGAACGTGTGGTCAAAGACTTGCCTCTCAATGGCCGCAATGCTCTTGCGCTCACATTGCTCACCCCCAGCGTCAAGTCCAATGCCGGCCCCACCAATAGCGGCTTCACCGATCGTGGCACTACCATCTCCTCCATCTCGATCAACGGTGGCCCCAACGGCATGAACAACCAGATTCTCGATGGCAATACCAACATCCTCAGCTTTGTCGGCGAGGTTGGCATTCCGCCCGCGGTCGATGCCGTACAGGAGTTCAAAGTGCAGAGCGGAACGATGCCTGCGGAGTTTGGCTTCACTGCCGGTGGCGTCATCAACCTCGTTCTCAAGAGTGGCGCCAACGCCTTCCATGGCAACGCTTATGAGTTCCTTCGTAACGACAAACTCGATGCTCGCAACACCTTTGCGCCCCAGAAGAATCCGCTGCGCTACAACCAGTACGGCGGCTCTCTCGGTGGCCGCATCATTCGCGACCGCACTTTCTTTTTCGGCAATTTCGAAGAGTACAAGCTCCGCCAGGGCAGCCCCACCGTTGCCTCCACTCCGCTTGCAGAATGGCGTCAGGGCAATTTCAGCCGCCTCCTGAATGGCACGGGCGACCTCGTCCAGATCTACGACCCCGCCACCACCCGCACCAACCCCAACGGCTCTGGCCTCATCCGCGATGTTTTCCCCGGTAATATCATTCCCACCAATCGCCTCGACCCTGTCGCGCAAGCTGTGCTCAAATACTACCCGCTCCCCAACCGCACTCCCACTAATAGCTTCACGCAGGCGAACAACTACCAACGCCAGGGGATCAATCAGGTCGATTCCCGGCAGTATCACATCAAAGTGGATCACCGCTTCAGCGATCAGAACAGCGCCTTTGCTCGCTACAGCTTCTTCAATCACAAGCCCTTCAGCACCGGCTTCTTTGAAGATCCCATCGGCAACAGCCGTACCGACATAGTCCAGAATCACAATTTCGTCATGGGGGATATCCACTCCTTCTCACCGACGCTGATCAACGAATTCCGTGCGGGCGGCAGCCGCCAGTACTTTACCTTCATTTCTTCCAGCTACGGTCTCGGCATCCCGCAAAAGCTCGGCCTTCCTGCGAGCGTGCCCTCGGACGTCATGCCCACCTTTGCGTTCGGCTACACGAATATCGGCAACCCCACGGTCGGCACTCGGGGCAGCCTGAACTGGCAGTTCACCGACATCGTCACGAAGGTTGCTGGCAAGCACACGCTCCGCGCCGGTTTTGAGCTGCGTCTCAACCAAGGCAGCAACCAGCAGACCAGCCAACCTTCCGGCACTTTCAACTTCAACGCGACGCTCACCAGCAATCCACAGAATCGAACCAATAACGGCAACGGCCTCGCCAGCTTCATCCTGGGCCAAACCGCGAGCGCTTCCGCAGACCGCGTTGTTGGCAGCACCATGCGCGCGCCGTCCTATACGGCCTTCATCCAGGACGACTTCCGCGTCACGCGCCGTCTCACCCTGAATCTCGGCCTGCGCTACGACTTCCAGAAGCAGCCCACCGAGATGAACAACGGCGTGTCCAACTATTCGCTGTCGCTCAACGATCCTACCACCGGGCTCCCAGGCCGCATGATCTACGCCGGGGTCGATGGCGCACCCACCAGCTTCCGCAAGGAAGACTACAACGACTTCGGGCCGCGTTTCGGCTTCGCTTATGACGTCGGGGGCAATGCAAGAACAGTCGTCCGTGGCGGTTACGCCATCTTCTACCCTGCCATCTTTTTCCGGAATAACTTCTACTCCACGTCCGGCTTTGGCAGCACGACAACCACCTATGTTGCACCTGGGGGCAATAGCGATTACGCTGCCTTCCAACTCAGCCAGGGCTTTCCCACTCCGTTGGTGCAGCCTCAGGGTTCCAAGCTCGGCCCCAACCCCTTCATCGGGCAAAATGTCAGCTTTACCGAGGCCAAGCAGAGCACTCCGATGTCGCAGCAATGGAACCTGGCCATCCAGCGCGTGCTGGGCAAGGGCTGGGTCATCGAAACCGCTTACTCCGGCAATAAAGGCACTCACTTCAACGCCGCCGGCTACGACGTGAACCAGATGGACCCGCAATACCTTTCGCTCGGCGCTTCGCTGCGCGACAACGTGGTCAATCCCTACGCAGGCAAAGTCGGCGGTGCCTTCGGGGGCGCCACCATCACCCGTGCCCAGAGCCTGCGGCCCTATCCGTATCTCGGCGGGGTGAGCACCAACAATCCCCGGCTCGGCGGCTACATCTCTCACCTCTTCCTGATGAGTGTGGAGCGCCGGATGCGCCAGGGACTCACCGTGATGTTCAGCTACACCGGGGGCAAGATCATCAGCGATTCGCTCGCCAGCCCCATCGACTTCGGTGGTGTAGAGCAGGTGACCGAAACCGGCTACCAGAACGGCAAGTTTGACCGCCGCTCCAACCGCAGCACCGATCCTTCGGACGTCAGCCAGCGCGGCACCCTCAGCCTGCTCTACGAACTGCCCTTCGGCCAGGGCCAACGCTTCAAGTCCTCGCATGCCGCGATCAACACCGTCCTCGGCGGCTGGCAGCTGAACTCCATCGGCGTCATGCAAACTGGCTTGCCTCTCATCGTGCGCGGCGCCACCAGCACCATCGGTACGGCCAATCGTCCGAACTCCACTGGCAAGAGTGCCAAGCTCGACAACCCCACGCCGCAACGCTGGTTCGATCCGCTGCAGTTCGTGAACCCCACGGACTTCACCTTCGGCAACGTCGGCCGCGTCCTCCCCGATGTTCGCGGACCCGGCACCATCAACTGGGATCTCAGCGCCATCAAGAACACTCGCCTCCGCGAGACCGTCAATCTGCAGTTCCGTCTTGAATACTTCAACGTCTTCAACCACGTGAACTACGGCCAGCCCGCCACCACTTTCACGGCTGGTGCCAACGGACAAAACGTCAACGGCGCGGCCGGCACCATCACCTCGGCGCGCGATGCCCGCATTGGACAGGTCGCTCTGAAACTGATCTTCTAG